Within the uncultured Draconibacterium sp. genome, the region GATTCGGAAAGGTGAGCAAACGAGTGAAGAATTACGCTTTTGCAATTGTTCTTTCGTGCGGTCCATTTCAGGTGATTAACCAGTTTTTTCTCCCGGCTTTTCACATCTTTCTTTTCGTCGCTTTCTTCAACCTGAATAAAGGCTAATATTGAATCAGAGAATTGCGCACCCTCCGTAATATCTTCAACTTCCTCAAGGTTTTTTCGTGCCGGCTGGTACGAAAACTCATCAACATACATTACTAATACCTTCATTTCTTCGGTTTTGGGTAAAGATAATATTTATGAGAGTTAAAATAAAAACTTATTCGTCGGCAGC harbors:
- a CDS encoding threonyl-tRNA synthetase editing domain-containing protein — protein: MKVLVMYVDEFSYQPARKNLEEVEDITEGAQFSDSILAFIQVEESDEKKDVKSREKKLVNHLKWTARKNNCKSVILHSFAHLSESKASVDFTKELFDLAEKRLQNADFTTAQTPFGYFLDLNIKAPGFSLARIWATL